The proteins below are encoded in one region of Pelagibacterium flavum:
- the cydD gene encoding thiol reductant ABC exporter subunit CydD: MASPTDTIAPAKGASNLMGLRTLGGHALTLAIVTPLVSGVLLVVYAWLLAQTLGRTIEDGESLAAVMGLIGAMAVIILARAVLGMIGEQAGTIGAQAIKKSLRDRLFSHLLAQRHALGLKPASGAVAAALIDQVDGLENFFARYLPAMIAAAILPVAFAVVLFPIDWVVALLFLFTAPLIPVFMALAGWGAQAATDRQANALSRLSAHFADRLRGLLTLKLFGREADAINDVHAASEALRRRTNAVLRIAFLSSAILEFFAALGVAGVALYVGLTYLGFLGINPGLTLSAGLLALIMAPEVYAPLRQLAAHYHDRATARSALAEIGSLVAAPDALQSADLAPPAAAGKPAAGLTINGLTVQTALGTPILNALDLDLPPSKTLAIMGPSGIGKSTLARAITRLIPFDGAIGLDGRPVADWSEPDLRGALAFIAQKPRIFTGTIAENIGFADPLANRAAIASAADRALVTAFATALPDGLDTLVGEGGYGLSGGQIQRIGLARLFLTDPALIILDEPTAHLDPETEAQVLDQVFAFAAGRTLIILTHSATVAARADSVLRMAGGKLLATPHRAKPSASRREDRA; the protein is encoded by the coding sequence ATGGCCTCACCAACTGATACGATTGCACCGGCAAAAGGCGCGAGCAACCTCATGGGTTTGCGGACGCTGGGCGGGCATGCGCTCACCCTCGCCATCGTTACCCCGCTCGTCTCGGGTGTGCTGCTTGTGGTCTATGCGTGGCTTTTGGCGCAAACGCTGGGCCGCACCATCGAGGATGGCGAATCGCTTGCCGCCGTGATGGGGCTCATCGGTGCAATGGCCGTCATCATCCTTGCCCGCGCCGTTCTGGGCATGATCGGGGAGCAGGCCGGCACCATCGGCGCCCAAGCCATCAAGAAGTCCTTGCGCGATCGCCTGTTCTCCCACCTTCTCGCCCAACGCCACGCGCTGGGTCTGAAGCCCGCCTCTGGCGCCGTTGCCGCGGCCTTGATCGATCAGGTCGACGGGCTGGAAAATTTCTTTGCCCGCTACCTTCCCGCCATGATCGCCGCAGCCATCCTGCCCGTCGCCTTTGCGGTCGTTCTGTTCCCCATCGATTGGGTCGTGGCGCTGTTGTTTCTGTTCACCGCGCCGCTGATCCCGGTGTTCATGGCGCTGGCCGGCTGGGGCGCCCAGGCGGCCACCGACCGGCAGGCCAATGCGCTCTCGCGCCTTTCGGCCCATTTCGCCGACCGGCTGCGCGGCTTGCTGACCCTCAAGCTCTTCGGACGCGAGGCCGACGCCATAAACGACGTTCACGCCGCCAGCGAAGCCTTGCGCCGCCGCACCAACGCCGTGCTGCGCATCGCCTTTCTGTCCTCGGCTATCCTCGAATTTTTCGCCGCCCTCGGTGTCGCCGGCGTCGCGCTTTATGTCGGCCTGACCTATCTGGGGTTCCTCGGCATCAACCCCGGCCTGACCCTCAGCGCGGGGTTGCTCGCCCTCATCATGGCGCCGGAAGTCTATGCCCCGCTGCGCCAACTGGCCGCCCACTATCACGACCGCGCCACCGCCCGCTCGGCTCTGGCCGAAATCGGAAGCCTCGTCGCCGCCCCCGATGCTCTGCAAAGCGCCGACCTCGCGCCGCCCGCTGCGGCAGGCAAACCCGCTGCCGGTCTCACCATCAACGGCCTCACCGTCCAGACCGCTTTGGGCACCCCCATCCTTAACGCCCTCGACCTCGATCTGCCCCCGAGCAAGACCCTCGCCATCATGGGCCCGAGCGGCATCGGCAAATCCACCCTCGCCCGCGCCATAACCAGACTGATCCCGTTCGATGGCGCGATCGGTCTGGATGGCCGCCCGGTCGCTGACTGGTCCGAACCCGATCTGCGCGGCGCCCTCGCTTTCATCGCCCAAAAGCCCCGCATCTTCACCGGCACCATCGCCGAAAACATCGGCTTTGCCGATCCCCTGGCCAACCGCGCCGCCATCGCATCCGCTGCCGACCGCGCGCTGGTGACCGCGTTCGCGACTGCGCTCCCCGACGGCCTCGACACTCTGGTTGGCGAAGGCGGATACGGGCTCTCGGGCGGCCAGATCCAGCGCATCGGGCTGGCCCGGCTGTTTCTGACCGATCCGGCGCTCATCATCCTCGATGAGCCCACCGCCCATCTCGACCCCGAAACCGAAGCCCAAGTGCTCGATCAGGTCTTCGCCTTCGCCGCAGGCCGCACCCTGATTATTCTCACCCACTCCGCGACCGTCGCCGCCCGCGCCGATTCCGTGCTGCGCATGGCCGGCGGCAAGCTGCTGGCGACGCCGCATCGCGCCAAACCGTCCGCGAGCAGGCGGGAGGACCGCGCATGA
- a CDS encoding cytochrome ubiquinol oxidase subunit I, whose translation MDEVVVNLSRLQFAATALYHFLFVPLTLGLSFMMAIMESTYVMTGREIWRKMTLFWGTLFGINFAMGVATGIVMEFQFGMNWSYYSHYVGDVFGAPLAIEGLMAFFLEATFIGLFFFGWDRLSKVGHLVVTWLVALGANFSALWILIANGWMQYPVGATFNPDTMRMEVTDFMAVLFNPVAQAKFVHTVSAGYVTGAVFVFGISALFLLKGKHVELARRSMVVAASFGLASALSVVVLGDESGYVATEHQKMKIAAMEAMYHTEPAPAGLSLVAFPIGNGEVFEIKIPWVLGLITTRSFDTELPGIDELVEHAETRIENGLLAYEAVAALEENRQDEDARAVISETWPDLGYALLLKRYRVDIENATPEEISMAAADTVPAVWPLFWTFRLMVGIGFFFIAFFALSFWKASRGTLETHRWFLWGAVAAMPLPWLAAEAGWIIAEFGRQPWAIEGVLPTFYAASGLTVLDLSLSLTFYVTVYTILAIIMVILMVKAIQAGPKDYVALLNGEPDAMETPAPKSDIPQSPEGYGDDEPSGKPAPAE comes from the coding sequence ATCGACGAAGTCGTCGTAAACCTGTCGCGATTGCAATTTGCTGCGACCGCTCTCTATCACTTCCTGTTCGTGCCGCTGACGCTGGGGCTTTCTTTCATGATGGCGATCATGGAGAGCACCTATGTGATGACGGGGCGCGAGATCTGGCGAAAGATGACCCTGTTCTGGGGCACGCTGTTCGGCATCAACTTCGCCATGGGCGTTGCGACCGGCATCGTCATGGAATTCCAGTTCGGGATGAACTGGTCCTATTACAGCCATTACGTGGGCGACGTGTTCGGCGCGCCTCTGGCCATTGAAGGGCTGATGGCGTTTTTCCTCGAAGCCACGTTTATCGGGCTGTTCTTTTTCGGCTGGGACCGGCTTTCCAAGGTCGGCCATCTGGTCGTCACCTGGCTCGTGGCGCTGGGAGCCAATTTCTCGGCCCTGTGGATCCTGATCGCCAATGGCTGGATGCAGTATCCGGTGGGCGCGACATTCAATCCCGACACCATGCGCATGGAAGTGACCGACTTCATGGCGGTGCTGTTCAACCCGGTGGCGCAGGCCAAATTCGTGCACACGGTTTCGGCCGGGTATGTAACGGGCGCGGTGTTCGTGTTCGGCATCAGCGCGCTGTTCCTGCTCAAGGGCAAGCATGTCGAACTGGCCAGGCGCTCGATGGTGGTGGCAGCCAGTTTCGGCCTGGCTTCGGCATTGTCGGTGGTCGTTCTGGGCGACGAGAGCGGGTATGTGGCGACCGAGCATCAGAAGATGAAGATCGCGGCGATGGAGGCGATGTATCACACAGAGCCCGCCCCCGCCGGGCTGAGCCTTGTGGCGTTTCCCATCGGCAATGGCGAGGTGTTCGAGATCAAGATCCCCTGGGTTCTAGGCCTGATCACGACGCGCAGCTTCGATACGGAACTTCCCGGCATCGACGAGCTTGTCGAGCACGCGGAAACGCGGATCGAAAACGGGCTTTTGGCCTATGAGGCCGTCGCGGCCCTTGAGGAGAACCGGCAGGATGAAGATGCCCGCGCGGTGATCTCGGAAACCTGGCCCGATCTGGGCTATGCGCTGCTCCTCAAGCGCTATCGGGTCGATATCGAGAACGCCACGCCCGAGGAAATCTCAATGGCGGCGGCCGATACGGTGCCGGCGGTGTGGCCCCTGTTCTGGACTTTCCGGCTGATGGTGGGCATCGGGTTCTTCTTTATCGCGTTCTTTGCCCTTTCCTTCTGGAAGGCGTCACGCGGCACGCTGGAGACCCATCGCTGGTTCTTGTGGGGCGCCGTGGCGGCCATGCCACTGCCCTGGCTTGCGGCGGAGGCGGGCTGGATCATCGCCGAGTTCGGGCGACAGCCCTGGGCCATCGAGGGGGTTCTGCCGACCTTTTATGCGGCCTCGGGGCTGACCGTGCTCGACCTTTCGCTCAGCCTGACCTTCTATGTCACGGTCTATACGATCCTGGCGATCATCATGGTGATCCTGATGGTCAAGGCGATCCAGGCCGGGCCCAAGGATTATGTGGCGCTCCTCAATGGCGAGCCTGACGCCATGGAAACGCCCGCGCCCAAATCGGACATTCCGCAATCGCCTGAAGGCTATGGCGATGACGAGCCAAGCGGCAAGCCCGCCCCGGCTGAATAA
- the cydC gene encoding thiol reductant ABC exporter subunit CydC — MKSLLFFAPLFRPHAGRLALALLLSLVTLAAGTALLGVSGWFLTATALTALGVSFNLFAPSAMVRGFSFIRILARYFEKLVGHNATLTLLSDLRRWLFGALFPRLPLADRSLRHGDLVTRMTADIDALDTVFLLAIGPFLAALVLGGAVSAVLFVLLPDAAWIYLGAIATSILVIPAVLARTTRTLGRDAVQAAATLRAHVLDAIAGHDDLVVFGQTGFVAARFDAASKTLAHLRNRQGLATTIAAAAVQAVTGLALLAIVFVGLSAVQSGALEGPVLAGLVFAALGSFEATAVIVRSIGKLGAALASAERLHQIATAPIAIRDLARPVPCPTTGAITFETVAFAYPNAEPVLSEVSLTLAPGEHIAIFGPSGAGKSSLLHLLLRLYDPQSGAIRIDGTDIRDIAQTDLHAHIALLSQESPVFLDTVRNNLLIAKPDATDAELYAALKNARLETTIRALPHGLDTILGETGTTLSAGQARRLCLARTLLSPAPIVLLDEPTAGLDRETELALLADFPNALAGRTVLLATHALLPENTPFRLMVLTDRSLREAGQPR; from the coding sequence ATGAAGTCGCTCTTGTTTTTCGCGCCTCTGTTCAGGCCGCACGCCGGAAGGCTTGCCCTCGCGCTGTTGCTTTCGCTCGTAACGCTGGCCGCCGGCACCGCTCTGCTCGGCGTTTCGGGATGGTTTTTGACCGCCACCGCGCTGACCGCGCTCGGCGTCTCGTTCAATCTTTTCGCCCCCTCGGCCATGGTGCGCGGCTTTTCCTTTATCCGCATCCTGGCCCGCTATTTTGAAAAACTGGTCGGCCACAACGCCACCCTTACCCTGCTGTCCGATCTGCGCCGCTGGCTGTTTGGCGCGCTGTTCCCGCGCCTGCCACTGGCCGATCGCTCCTTGCGCCACGGCGATCTCGTCACCCGCATGACCGCCGATATCGACGCACTCGATACCGTCTTCCTGCTCGCCATCGGCCCGTTCCTTGCCGCGCTGGTGCTCGGCGGCGCGGTCTCGGCGGTGCTGTTCGTCCTTTTGCCCGACGCCGCGTGGATCTATCTGGGCGCCATCGCCACGAGCATTCTCGTCATTCCCGCCGTTCTCGCCCGCACGACCAGGACGCTGGGCCGCGATGCCGTCCAAGCCGCCGCCACCTTGCGCGCCCATGTGCTCGACGCCATCGCAGGCCATGACGATCTCGTCGTTTTCGGCCAGACCGGCTTTGTCGCCGCCCGTTTCGACGCGGCCAGCAAAACCCTCGCCCACCTGCGCAACCGTCAGGGCCTGGCCACAACGATTGCCGCGGCGGCCGTGCAGGCCGTCACCGGCCTCGCGCTGCTCGCCATTGTCTTTGTCGGATTGAGTGCCGTGCAATCGGGCGCCCTTGAAGGCCCCGTCCTTGCCGGTCTGGTCTTTGCCGCGCTGGGCAGTTTCGAAGCGACCGCCGTCATCGTGCGCTCCATCGGCAAGCTCGGCGCTGCGCTGGCCTCCGCCGAGCGCCTGCACCAGATCGCCACCGCTCCGATCGCCATACGCGACCTGGCCCGCCCGGTGCCCTGCCCGACAACCGGCGCCATCACATTTGAAACCGTGGCGTTCGCCTACCCCAACGCCGAGCCGGTCCTATCCGAGGTCTCGCTCACACTCGCTCCGGGCGAACACATCGCCATCTTCGGCCCCAGCGGCGCGGGAAAGTCGAGCCTGCTCCACCTCCTGCTGCGCCTTTACGATCCCCAATCGGGCGCCATCCGCATCGATGGCACCGATATCCGCGACATCGCCCAGACCGATCTGCACGCCCATATCGCCCTGCTCAGCCAGGAGAGCCCCGTTTTTCTCGATACGGTGCGCAACAACCTCCTGATTGCCAAACCCGACGCCACCGATGCCGAACTTTACGCCGCGCTGAAAAATGCCCGGCTCGAAACCACAATCCGCGCCCTGCCCCACGGCCTCGATACGATATTGGGCGAAACCGGCACGACCCTGTCGGCCGGGCAGGCAAGACGCCTGTGCCTCGCCCGCACCCTGCTCTCTCCGGCCCCGATCGTTCTTCTGGACGAGCCCACAGCCGGGCTCGACCGGGAAACCGAACTGGCCCTCCTTGCGGATTTCCCCAACGCGCTGGCCGGGCGCACCGTGCTCCTGGCCACCCACGCCCTGCTGCCCGAAAACACCCCGTTCCGCCTCATGGTCCTGACGGATCGATCCCTGCGCGAGGCCGGTCAGCCGCGGTAA
- a CDS encoding alpha/beta hydrolase fold domain-containing protein: MQNGPNSDPRLAEGLDPELIAFVDGVTAAYGQFPAFQTLDIETRRQFAEAVRAPWAKGGPALYRSVNRVIGQLRTRIHTPRPGPLPALIYLHGGGWTFFSLDTHDRLMREYASRAGITVIGVEYPLAPETKFPNQLTLLADLVRLLANRGEEWGIDPARLAIGGDSAGANLALATALTLRESDYGDALSGVVLNYGAFDARMESESHRRFADGHYLLGTAEMETLWSNYIREPAQRTDPFVSPILADLKGLPPTFMTIADLDILRDENLALKSAFEAANVPVSGGLYPGSVHAFLEAVSVSSLAARALDDGAAWLRERLGA; this comes from the coding sequence ATGCAAAACGGTCCCAATTCCGACCCCCGGCTTGCCGAAGGGCTCGACCCTGAGCTGATCGCCTTTGTCGATGGCGTAACCGCCGCCTATGGGCAATTTCCTGCCTTTCAAACCCTCGATATCGAAACCCGGCGCCAGTTCGCCGAAGCGGTGCGCGCGCCCTGGGCAAAGGGTGGCCCAGCCCTTTACCGCTCGGTCAACAGGGTTATCGGTCAACTGCGCACCCGCATCCACACCCCTCGCCCCGGCCCGCTTCCGGCACTGATCTATCTGCATGGCGGCGGCTGGACCTTTTTCAGTCTTGATACCCATGACCGGCTGATGCGCGAATACGCTTCCCGCGCCGGCATCACGGTGATCGGGGTGGAATACCCGCTTGCCCCGGAGACCAAATTCCCCAACCAGCTCACCCTTCTGGCCGATCTGGTGCGCCTTCTGGCCAATCGCGGCGAGGAATGGGGCATCGACCCGGCCCGTCTGGCCATCGGCGGGGATTCGGCGGGCGCCAATCTCGCCCTTGCCACAGCGCTCACCCTGCGCGAAAGCGACTATGGCGATGCGCTTTCCGGCGTTGTGCTCAATTACGGAGCCTTCGATGCGCGCATGGAAAGCGAAAGCCACCGGCGTTTCGCCGATGGCCACTATCTTCTCGGCACCGCGGAAATGGAAACCCTCTGGTCCAACTATATCCGCGAGCCCGCCCAGCGCACCGACCCCTTCGTCAGCCCCATCCTCGCGGACCTGAAGGGCTTGCCCCCGACCTTCATGACCATCGCCGACCTCGACATCCTCCGAGACGAAAACCTGGCCCTCAAATCGGCCTTCGAGGCGGCCAATGTCCCGGTCTCGGGCGGCCTCTACCCCGGCTCGGTCCACGCGTTTCTCGAAGCGGTCTCGGTCTCATCCCTCGCCGCGCGGGCGCTCGACGATGGGGCGGCGTGGCTCAGAGAACGTCTCGGCGCCTAA